In Candidatus Berkelbacteria bacterium, the following are encoded in one genomic region:
- a CDS encoding PEGA domain-containing protein, with protein sequence MSRKRRQMLTFLAGALAVASFFILSSIAVVWANGLRFNPETKRFEQTVVVAVESKQEYIGVSLYLNGELIAREVPYQKRGVLPGNYEVLLQKEGFQDWRQRFELSAAEVGLIKDFRLVAVHPKGTIVEDFEMTVEPYFDTGLSLSESGELLDYNALVSRFVTQPTQARRFGPGYIYQIRDEIRLFFPEGPQDYLIYNLAEEMPARIMLRASSWEILIEEGGVVHKLELDKPQI encoded by the coding sequence ATGAGTCGTAAACGACGTCAGATGCTAACCTTCCTTGCTGGCGCCCTTGCCGTTGCATCATTCTTCATTCTTTCGTCGATCGCAGTTGTCTGGGCCAACGGCCTACGCTTTAACCCCGAAACCAAGCGATTTGAGCAGACGGTTGTCGTCGCCGTTGAAAGCAAACAGGAGTATATCGGCGTCTCACTTTATCTAAACGGGGAATTAATTGCCCGCGAAGTGCCGTATCAAAAACGTGGCGTTTTGCCGGGTAACTACGAGGTTCTACTACAAAAAGAGGGGTTCCAGGATTGGCGGCAGCGCTTTGAACTCTCAGCAGCGGAGGTGGGTTTGATAAAAGATTTTCGCCTAGTTGCAGTTCATCCAAAAGGTACCATCGTTGAAGACTTCGAAATGACAGTGGAGCCGTATTTTGACACCGGCTTAAGCCTTAGCGAGAGCGGCGAACTGCTTGATTACAACGCACTTGTTAGCCGATTTGTCACCCAACCAACGCAAGCTCGTCGCTTTGGGCCCGGCTACATCTACCAGATCAGAGACGAAATACGATTATTTTTCCCCGAAGGACCGCAGGATTATCTTATTTATAATTTGGCTGAAGAGATGCCGGCGCGTATCATGCTTCGAGCGTCGTCCTGGGAAATACTCATCGAAGAAGGCGGCGTGGTTCACAAGTTAGAACTCGACAAGCCGCAGATCTAA
- a CDS encoding rod shape-determining protein → MIRRIGVDLGTTNILIFVPGRGIVIDEPAVAAIDAFDNKIVAFGEEARKMLGKTPDSIIAARPLKDGVIASFKITEAMLRYFINRLSGRLRLFRPDIMVAVPVGATSTERRAVTDACIAAGAKNAFLIKEPVAAALGANVPIAAAEGHLIIDIGGGTTEVAVISLGDVVAATSVRVGGNRIDEAIASFIRKKYSLIIGEQTAEDLKVRIGTAMPLKKEMTHELSGTNSVTGLPESVLVNSTDVMTACQEELKEIIGAVKAVLQKTPPELAADIMDKGMIMTGGGSLLRNLDQLFTKVTGVPCQLAEDPRLCVVKGTGIAVEHLDEFRRSVLWAKR, encoded by the coding sequence ATAATCCGACGAATTGGCGTGGATCTGGGCACAACCAACATCTTAATCTTCGTGCCTGGCCGTGGCATCGTCATTGATGAACCAGCCGTTGCCGCTATCGACGCTTTTGATAATAAGATTGTCGCGTTCGGTGAAGAAGCCCGCAAAATGCTCGGCAAAACTCCAGATTCGATTATCGCGGCTCGTCCGCTGAAAGACGGAGTAATCGCTAGCTTCAAGATTACCGAGGCAATGTTGCGCTACTTTATTAACCGACTCAGCGGCCGTCTACGTCTATTTCGCCCGGATATTATGGTCGCAGTGCCCGTTGGGGCCACTTCCACAGAGCGTCGAGCAGTAACGGATGCCTGTATCGCCGCCGGTGCTAAGAACGCTTTTTTAATCAAAGAACCGGTTGCCGCGGCCTTGGGCGCCAACGTTCCTATCGCCGCTGCTGAGGGACATCTTATAATCGATATCGGCGGCGGGACAACCGAAGTAGCTGTGATTTCGCTTGGCGATGTCGTCGCGGCGACTTCAGTTAGAGTTGGGGGTAATCGAATTGACGAGGCCATCGCGAGTTTCATCCGTAAAAAGTACTCCTTAATTATCGGCGAGCAGACCGCCGAGGATCTGAAAGTACGTATCGGAACGGCGATGCCGCTCAAAAAAGAAATGACTCATGAGCTCTCCGGTACTAACTCGGTTACTGGTTTGCCGGAATCGGTTTTAGTCAATTCAACAGACGTTATGACCGCGTGCCAAGAGGAACTTAAAGAAATAATCGGTGCTGTTAAAGCCGTTCTGCAGAAGACCCCACCTGAGCTTGCGGCTGATATCATGGATAAAGGAATGATCATGACCGGCGGGGGATCACTACTTCGCAACTTGGACCAGCTATTCACTAAAGTCACTGGTGTGCCGTGCCAGCTTGCTGAAGACCCACGACTCTGCGTCGTCAAAGGCACTGGAATTGCCGTCGAGCACCTAGACGAATTCCGCCGCTCCGTTCTGTGGGCCAAACGCTAA
- a CDS encoding class I SAM-dependent methyltransferase — translation MDQDTIAAYNAQASRYDEQTEDFWERFPVNFIDKFSKLAGNNVIDIGCGPGRDALILKKAGRDIICIDASQTMVNICRNKGLTAVVADLLALPFENEQFDSAWAYTSFLHLPKTEILKALKEMKRVVKTTGVFALGMIEGDGEGYVSSEKITLPRYFAYYQQKELEEIIKKADFRITHQVVFEPNKRRYLNYILKNPDSQV, via the coding sequence ATGGATCAGGATACTATCGCGGCATACAACGCTCAGGCTTCCCGGTACGACGAGCAGACGGAGGATTTCTGGGAGCGTTTCCCGGTGAACTTCATCGATAAGTTTTCCAAACTAGCGGGGAACAACGTGATAGACATAGGTTGTGGCCCGGGACGGGACGCGTTAATTCTAAAGAAGGCCGGCCGCGACATAATATGTATCGACGCAAGCCAGACTATGGTCAATATCTGCCGCAACAAAGGGTTAACAGCTGTGGTTGCCGATCTCCTGGCTCTCCCTTTTGAAAACGAACAGTTTGATTCTGCTTGGGCATATACTTCGTTCCTCCATCTTCCAAAAACGGAGATACTTAAAGCGCTAAAGGAAATGAAGCGAGTGGTCAAAACCACCGGCGTATTTGCGCTTGGAATGATTGAGGGCGATGGGGAGGGCTACGTGAGCAGCGAAAAAATCACATTGCCGCGTTATTTTGCCTACTATCAGCAGAAGGAATTAGAAGAGATTATAAAAAAAGCTGACTTTAGAATAACCCACCAAGTGGTTTTCGAGCCTAATAAGAGGCGATATCTAAACTACATCCTGAAAAACCCTGATTCTCAAGTATAA
- a CDS encoding glycosyltransferase family 4 protein, which translates to MTIGIDASRAVKQIRTGVEQYSWEVIQQLLRLDKTNKFILYAPHNPRDPFPLGSRAEWCIIKQRRLWSQIGLARELKKSPPDVLFVPSHVIPFASRVPAVVTIHDTAYKYFPGSYSYAERNYLNFTTAVSIRRAKRVIVPSTSTKRDVIKEYPESQNKIVVIPHGVDHVTFNPDIKADRPIKDPYVFFVGRIEDKKNVRLLVEAFALLAKERKNIRLVLAGSNGYGFERVQQTIRALPKPVRDLILQPGYIPRYDLTRYLKHAHAFAFPSIYEGFGMPMLEAMAIGTPVVCADGSSLPEVAGDAAVLLPPNNPLAWAAALSRIINQPKVADELRRKGFKQAAKFTWEKTGQETLDTIIDVAA; encoded by the coding sequence ATGACAATTGGGATTGACGCTTCGCGAGCCGTTAAGCAAATTCGCACTGGCGTGGAGCAGTACTCTTGGGAAGTTATCCAACAGCTTCTAAGGCTCGACAAAACGAACAAATTCATTTTATACGCGCCGCACAATCCAAGAGATCCATTTCCTCTGGGTAGCCGCGCTGAGTGGTGCATTATTAAACAACGTCGTCTATGGTCACAAATTGGCCTGGCGCGGGAGCTAAAAAAGAGCCCACCCGATGTCCTTTTTGTGCCGTCGCATGTTATTCCTTTTGCCAGCCGTGTGCCGGCTGTTGTGACAATTCACGATACGGCATATAAGTACTTTCCTGGTTCATATTCGTACGCCGAGCGTAACTATCTTAACTTCACTACTGCCGTTTCGATTCGACGAGCAAAAAGGGTGATCGTACCATCGACTTCGACTAAGCGTGATGTCATAAAAGAATATCCGGAGAGTCAGAATAAAATCGTTGTCATTCCTCACGGCGTCGACCACGTTACTTTCAATCCGGATATCAAAGCTGACCGTCCAATCAAAGACCCGTACGTATTTTTTGTTGGCCGGATCGAGGATAAGAAAAATGTCAGGTTACTGGTCGAGGCGTTTGCCTTACTTGCCAAGGAGCGCAAGAACATCCGACTCGTACTGGCCGGAAGTAACGGCTACGGATTCGAGCGGGTTCAACAGACCATTCGCGCGCTGCCAAAACCGGTGCGCGACCTGATACTTCAGCCGGGTTATATTCCGCGCTACGACCTAACGCGCTACCTCAAACATGCCCACGCCTTCGCCTTTCCAAGTATTTACGAGGGGTTTGGCATGCCGATGCTGGAGGCGATGGCCATTGGCACTCCCGTTGTTTGCGCTGACGGATCGTCATTGCCTGAAGTAGCGGGTGATGCAGCCGTCCTCTTGCCGCCAAACAACCCGTTAGCCTGGGCCGCCGCCTTGAGCAGGATTATTAACCAACCGAAAGTTGCCGACGAGCTTCGACGCAAAGGTTTTAAGCAGGCAGCAAAATTCACCTGGGAAAAGACCGGACAAGAAACACTTGATACGATCATTGATGTGGCAGCCTGA
- a CDS encoding WecB/TagA/CpsF family glycosyltransferase: MWQPDFVQILGVRVDNMTWKAVDSFALKALSGNEPNQIVTVNGEHILAASNNGRHRDVINNADVVVPDATNVVLVSRLKGRGLHQTIPGVDLVLWLAKTAAETNHTVFLLGGGTDIAKVAASKLQSIFPGLKISGTSSADPDELEVIKEIRDASSDIVFVAYGAPKQEYWIAEHKAATGAKILVGVGGTFDMLSGVLPRAPKLMRSLHLEWLWRLIIQPSRIGRIWNAVIVFPFKALTTK; this comes from the coding sequence ATGTGGCAGCCTGACTTCGTACAAATTCTTGGTGTTCGTGTCGATAATATGACCTGGAAGGCTGTCGACAGTTTCGCCCTAAAAGCCCTTTCTGGGAACGAGCCTAATCAGATTGTTACCGTGAACGGCGAGCATATTCTGGCGGCAAGCAATAATGGGCGACATCGAGACGTTATTAATAATGCCGATGTGGTCGTTCCTGATGCCACAAATGTTGTTCTGGTAAGTAGGCTCAAAGGAAGAGGTTTGCACCAAACTATTCCAGGTGTTGATTTGGTTTTATGGCTTGCCAAGACCGCCGCCGAAACTAACCACACCGTTTTCTTACTTGGGGGCGGCACTGATATTGCGAAAGTTGCAGCGAGCAAATTGCAGAGCATTTTTCCTGGACTTAAAATATCCGGTACCAGTAGCGCCGATCCTGACGAGTTGGAGGTTATTAAGGAAATTCGTGACGCCTCCTCCGATATTGTTTTCGTTGCTTATGGCGCCCCGAAGCAGGAATATTGGATCGCTGAACATAAGGCAGCGACCGGCGCTAAAATTTTGGTCGGAGTTGGCGGGACGTTCGATATGCTATCAGGCGTTTTGCCCCGAGCACCAAAACTAATGCGATCACTGCACTTAGAGTGGTTATGGCGCCTTATCATCCAACCAAGCCGAATTGGTCGAATTTGGAACGCGGTTATTGTCTTTCCCTTTAAAGCCCTTACTACAAAATAG
- the nusA gene encoding transcription termination/antitermination protein NusA, translated as MAISPFAAAINQLADERGLPRETVVDSIQAAVAAAYRKEYGHQEQEVRAELNEESGKFHVFQQFEVVEPGEEGIENIHAQLTEEDAQKIKKGAKVGEIVEIELEPHEEFGRIAAMTAKQVISQRLREAEKEILFAEYKDKEGQLINGYVQQVEGPNVILNIGKLNGLMIASDQIPNQNYFPGQRLKVLVYTVEETARGPRVLVTRSSADFIKKLFELEVPEIAAGSVEIKTIAREAGTRTKMAVISTQPGLDPVGSCVGQRGTRVQAVLSELGDEKIDIIPFIDSDEEMIINALSPAKVEKIILKKKAKIAAVVVPEDQLSLAIGKNGQNVRLASKLTGWEIDIVKTDGTKASAKKPVEDAAELIEKSEEHTEEEAKQLADAAVDMPQAETAEVVSEPETTIAPTDAPAETPSETTEEQSETSASDTEEK; from the coding sequence ATGGCCATTTCACCCTTCGCTGCAGCAATCAACCAATTAGCCGATGAGCGTGGTTTACCACGTGAAACTGTCGTGGACTCAATTCAGGCCGCTGTCGCTGCTGCTTATCGTAAAGAATACGGTCATCAAGAGCAGGAAGTACGTGCCGAGCTTAACGAGGAATCCGGAAAATTTCACGTATTCCAGCAATTCGAAGTAGTTGAGCCAGGCGAAGAGGGGATCGAGAACATTCACGCCCAGTTGACCGAGGAAGACGCTCAGAAGATTAAGAAAGGCGCCAAAGTCGGTGAAATTGTCGAGATCGAGCTTGAGCCACACGAAGAGTTCGGGCGAATTGCCGCTATGACCGCTAAACAGGTTATCTCTCAACGCCTACGTGAAGCAGAGAAGGAAATTCTCTTTGCCGAATATAAGGATAAGGAAGGCCAACTAATTAACGGTTACGTTCAGCAAGTCGAGGGTCCAAACGTTATTCTTAATATCGGCAAACTAAACGGTCTAATGATCGCGTCCGATCAAATCCCAAATCAAAACTATTTCCCGGGCCAGCGACTTAAAGTTTTGGTCTACACCGTTGAGGAAACCGCCCGCGGACCTCGTGTTCTCGTGACTCGCTCAAGTGCTGATTTCATTAAGAAACTTTTCGAACTAGAGGTTCCAGAGATCGCCGCAGGTTCCGTTGAAATTAAAACCATCGCCCGTGAAGCAGGTACTCGTACTAAAATGGCCGTCATCTCCACTCAACCAGGGCTTGACCCAGTCGGCTCCTGCGTGGGCCAGCGCGGTACTCGTGTCCAAGCAGTATTAAGCGAGCTTGGCGACGAGAAGATCGACATCATCCCATTTATAGATTCTGATGAGGAGATGATTATCAACGCTTTGTCTCCAGCAAAAGTGGAAAAAATCATTTTGAAGAAGAAGGCGAAAATTGCCGCGGTCGTTGTCCCTGAAGATCAGTTGTCGCTAGCCATCGGTAAAAACGGCCAGAACGTCCGTTTAGCCAGTAAGCTGACCGGTTGGGAAATCGACATCGTCAAAACAGACGGGACTAAAGCTAGTGCCAAGAAACCTGTCGAAGACGCGGCAGAGCTAATCGAAAAATCTGAAGAACACACCGAAGAAGAAGCGAAACAACTTGCCGACGCTGCCGTTGATATGCCCCAAGCCGAGACGGCTGAAGTGGTTAGCGAGCCAGAAACAACCATCGCTCCTACTGATGCGCCTGCTGAGACGCCTTCGGAAACGACCGAGGAGCAGAGCGAAACCTCTGCCTCAGACACCGAAGAAAAGTAA
- a CDS encoding ATP-dependent Clp protease ATP-binding subunit, which translates to MSREFNAFDRLSETAQKIIHDSEAIARSMDTGINTEHILASLANNPGTISYDVLRELMISPERISFVLHNRNANLKPSYGMSPDITRILKTAFQKAYSYGTASVDTEHLLLAMTLTKDCNAYQVLSELDIDPKILRDQLEQYFEQLRAGEEQGASEHEEGAEGTTPETQLPQYPQELTRGGGQSKAKSAIDYFTTDLTKMAKQNKLDPTIGRDKEMRRMIQILIRRMKNNPVLVGEPGVGKTAIVEGLATRISRGDVPQQLSDKRVLSLDLALLISGTTYRGQFEERVKKLVDEIIKAGNVILFLDEIHTIVGAGAAEGSMDLGTIFKPALARGQLRLIGATTLDEYRRYIEKDPALERRLQRVVVEEPSAEESVRILDGLRQTYEKHHSVTIDADAIAAAVELGKRYINDRFLPDKAIDLIDEAAAATQLESNQLKTSNKLLQLEGDRKKAVDEHKLAAENFDYKKAAEWRVLELRLNNEIEKLKGKLPKRSKPRVITREDIAQIVSMWTGIPVTALNRAEKIRLHDLENALRKHIIGQDEAIQSIAQAIKRSGAGVADPNRPLGSFIFLGPTGVGKTELAKVLAREVYGREEALVKIDMSEFMERHNVSRLVGAPPGYVGYEDAGKLTETIRRQPYSVVLLDEIEKAHPDIFNMLLQIMEDGYLTDAKGRRVNFRNTIIIMTSNIGMAELNRQAAIGFKVGKEADVNARYEEIKSQINDKLKENFRPEFLNRLDRVVVFRPLSSEDVSKIVQIQIDKLSNRLLPEGIQIAVEESAREFLAEKGFDPQFGARHVRRVITEYIEDPLSELLLSGKLNKKSPIRVLRKGAKLTLVK; encoded by the coding sequence ATGAGCAGAGAATTTAACGCTTTTGACAGACTCAGCGAAACGGCTCAGAAAATAATCCACGACTCTGAGGCGATTGCCCGTTCGATGGATACCGGCATCAATACCGAGCATATTCTCGCGTCGTTGGCGAACAACCCTGGGACAATCTCTTATGATGTCTTGCGAGAGTTGATGATCAGCCCGGAGCGGATTTCTTTCGTACTCCATAACCGCAACGCCAACTTAAAACCATCGTACGGCATGTCGCCCGACATAACTCGTATCCTCAAAACCGCATTTCAAAAAGCGTATTCATACGGGACTGCCTCCGTCGATACTGAGCACCTATTGCTCGCCATGACCCTAACCAAGGACTGTAACGCTTATCAAGTTTTAAGTGAGTTAGATATCGATCCAAAGATCCTACGCGACCAGCTAGAGCAGTATTTCGAACAGCTCCGCGCCGGTGAAGAGCAAGGAGCAAGTGAACATGAAGAAGGCGCTGAGGGAACGACGCCAGAGACTCAACTGCCGCAGTACCCACAAGAACTAACTCGGGGCGGGGGACAGAGCAAGGCGAAAAGTGCCATCGATTACTTTACAACCGACCTAACCAAGATGGCCAAGCAGAACAAGCTTGACCCAACAATTGGCCGCGACAAAGAGATGCGACGGATGATTCAAATATTGATTCGCCGGATGAAAAATAACCCAGTTCTAGTTGGCGAGCCAGGAGTAGGAAAGACCGCGATTGTCGAGGGTTTGGCAACGAGAATCTCCCGAGGCGACGTGCCACAACAGCTCTCTGATAAACGAGTTCTGAGTCTCGACTTAGCCTTACTAATTTCTGGTACGACCTATCGGGGCCAATTTGAGGAGAGAGTTAAGAAGCTTGTTGATGAGATTATTAAAGCCGGCAACGTCATACTCTTCTTAGATGAAATTCATACTATCGTTGGCGCTGGCGCTGCCGAGGGCTCAATGGACCTCGGGACCATCTTTAAACCCGCCTTGGCACGCGGCCAACTACGCTTAATTGGCGCTACAACCCTTGATGAGTATCGTAGATATATCGAGAAAGACCCGGCGCTAGAACGTCGGTTACAACGGGTTGTCGTTGAAGAGCCCTCAGCCGAGGAATCAGTAAGAATACTCGATGGCCTACGCCAAACTTACGAGAAACATCACAGCGTCACGATTGATGCCGACGCAATTGCCGCGGCCGTTGAGCTCGGTAAGCGCTACATCAACGATCGTTTCCTGCCCGATAAAGCCATCGACCTGATTGACGAGGCTGCGGCCGCAACTCAGCTTGAGAGTAATCAGCTGAAAACCTCGAACAAACTCCTTCAACTGGAAGGTGACCGAAAGAAGGCGGTTGATGAGCATAAGCTCGCCGCGGAGAATTTTGATTACAAAAAAGCCGCCGAATGGCGTGTTCTCGAACTGCGCCTAAATAACGAGATTGAAAAACTAAAAGGCAAACTGCCTAAGCGAAGTAAGCCCCGCGTCATTACCCGCGAGGATATTGCTCAAATCGTCTCGATGTGGACTGGTATTCCGGTTACCGCTCTTAACCGAGCCGAGAAAATACGCCTGCATGACCTGGAGAACGCGCTTCGAAAGCATATTATCGGCCAGGATGAGGCGATTCAATCGATAGCTCAAGCGATCAAGCGCTCAGGCGCCGGTGTCGCCGATCCGAACCGTCCACTGGGCTCGTTTATTTTCTTAGGCCCAACTGGGGTAGGGAAGACTGAGCTAGCTAAAGTGCTGGCACGTGAAGTTTACGGTCGCGAAGAGGCGCTCGTCAAAATTGATATGAGCGAGTTCATGGAGCGCCATAACGTTTCACGTCTCGTCGGTGCGCCGCCCGGATACGTCGGCTACGAGGATGCTGGCAAATTAACTGAAACCATCCGTCGCCAGCCATACTCCGTAGTTCTTCTTGATGAGATTGAGAAAGCTCATCCAGATATCTTCAATATGTTGCTACAGATTATGGAAGACGGCTACCTGACCGACGCCAAGGGTCGCCGCGTCAACTTCCGTAACACAATCATTATCATGACCTCGAATATTGGCATGGCTGAACTTAACCGACAGGCAGCAATTGGTTTTAAGGTTGGAAAAGAAGCCGATGTTAACGCCCGGTACGAGGAGATAAAGTCGCAGATTAACGACAAGCTAAAAGAGAACTTCCGTCCTGAATTTCTTAACCGGCTCGACCGAGTCGTGGTCTTCCGACCGCTTTCCAGCGAAGACGTCAGCAAAATAGTTCAAATCCAAATCGACAAGCTTTCCAACCGCTTGCTTCCAGAAGGCATCCAGATAGCTGTTGAGGAGTCGGCTCGTGAGTTCCTAGCCGAGAAGGGTTTCGACCCGCAATTTGGTGCTCGTCACGTTAGAAGGGTTATCACTGAATACATAGAAGATCCGCTTTCCGAGCTGTTACTGAGCGGCAAACTGAACAAAAAGTCGCCGATCCGCGTTTTACGTAAAGGCGCAAAATTGACCCTGGTAAAATAA
- a CDS encoding response regulator transcription factor: MITALQARPVGFAPAGNRVPSQNGSFQRDEGESPFVSKPDPCRRGVRLTRREIEVLSLIAQGNSSKEAADALYVSKRTVDFHLANIYDKLQVHNRVQAFRAATRLGLIPFEPFAR, encoded by the coding sequence TTGATTACTGCACTTCAAGCTCGTCCGGTTGGCTTTGCGCCTGCCGGGAATCGTGTTCCTAGCCAAAACGGCTCGTTCCAGAGGGACGAGGGTGAAAGCCCTTTCGTCTCCAAGCCTGACCCTTGCAGAAGAGGTGTCAGGCTGACCAGACGGGAGATCGAAGTTCTGAGCCTAATCGCTCAGGGCAATAGCAGCAAGGAGGCTGCCGATGCTCTCTATGTATCTAAGCGAACCGTAGATTTCCACTTGGCGAATATCTACGACAAGCTTCAGGTGCACAACAGGGTTCAAGCCTTCCGAGCAGCGACTCGGTTGGGTTTAATCCCGTTCGAACCGTTCGCCCGCTAG